A DNA window from Aspergillus nidulans FGSC A4 chromosome V contains the following coding sequences:
- a CDS encoding peroxidase family protein (transcript_id=CADANIAT00002867), translating into MKVATPLMAILGLSAANPHYGAGDISQWTGPGAGDYRGPCPMMNTLANHNFLPHDGRNITRDKLIRALGEALNFHPSLASLMFDMAIVVNPEPNATWFTLDQLNQHNILEHDASLSRTDAFFGNNHIFNASIFAETTHYWTNTTLTPLMLANSKLARQITSRAFNPTYTFTNSTEQFSLGEVAAPVVAFGNLNDGTVEKELVEYFFRNERFPTHLGWKTRDQVVQLADITKLSRIIGGMTDLLTSTGDAATASPARVKRADLHAGFRG; encoded by the exons ATGAAGGTTGCAACTCCATTGATGGCGATCCTCGGCCTATCTGCGGCCAACCCTCACTACGGGGCGGGTGATATCTCCCAATGGACCGGCCCCGGTGCAGGCGATT ACCGAGGCCCCTGCCCCATGATGAACACACTTGCCAACCATAATTTTCTGCCGCATGACGGACGCAATATCACGCGGGATAAACTTATCCGTGCCCTAGGGGAAGCCCTGAACTTTCATCCAAGCCTGGCCTCGCTCATGTTCGACATGGCAATTGTTGTGAACCCTGAACCTAATGCGACCTGGTTTACCCT CGACCAGCTAAACCAGCACAACATTCTTGAGCACGACGCTAGCCTCAG CCGCACAGACGCCTTCTTCGGTAACAACCACATCTTCAACGCCAGCATATTTGCGGAAACGACGCACTACTGGACGAACACCACCCTGACTCCGCTCATGCTCGCTAACAGCAAGCTCGCACGGCAGATCACCTCGCGCGCATTCAACCCGACGTACACCTTCACGAACAGCACAGAGCAATTCAGCCTAGGCGAAGTTGCGGCGCCAGTCGTGGCGTTTGGGAACCTGAATGACGGAACGGTGGAAAAAGAGCTGGTGGAGTACTTCTTCCGAAACGAGCGGTTTCCGACGCACTTGGGCTGGAAGACACGCGATCAGGTAGTGCAGCTTGCGGATATCACAAAGCTGTCCAGGATTATTGGAGGCATGACGGACTTGCTCACCAGTACCGGTGATGCTGCAACTGCCAGCCCCGCTAGAGTGAAGAGAGCTGATCTGCACGCTGGCTTCAGAGG CTGA